The Gammaproteobacteria bacterium DNA window GCGATGACGATGGCGTCTGCCCTGAGCTGCTCCCGGTACGCGTCGAGGAAAGCGGTCAGGTTGGGCGAGCCGATCTCCTCTTCCCCTTCCACGAGAATCTTCACGCCCACCGGCGGACGGCCACCGTGAGCCATCACGGCACCGAGATGGACGGCGATGCCTGCCTTGTCGTCGCAGACCCCGCGTCCATACAACCGGCCGTCTCGCTCTGTCGGCTCGAACGGCTCACTCACCCACTCTGCCGTCAGCCCGGGCGGCTGCACGTCGTAGTGGGCGTATAGGAGCACCGTCGGCGCCCCCGCCGGAGCGGGGATCTCACCGAAGACGGACGGATGGGCACCCTCGATCTCGAGCAGCCGCACGTCCTGCATCCCTGCTTTGGCAAGCAACGCTGCCGTCGCCACAGCGGCGCGGCGCACCTCCTCGGCGGGATACTGCTCGGCGCTCACCGACCGGATGCGGGTGAGATCCTCGAGCATACGCCGAACCGACGGGAACAGCTCGGCCACGTTCGCCACCAAGTCGTTATGAGATGTCGTGTTCGTCACGGATCCTCCTGTCAGTATCCGGTCGCTCCCATTGACCGGCAGAGCTCGGCGAGTTCAGGATGGACATAGCGGCCGTGGTCCTGGATCTGGACATCGTCGAGCCACACCGAGGGCGACAGTACGACGCCGTCGGAGTGGATAGGCGAGCCCATCGCCGAGGCGCCGAGTCCGAATTGCATGCAACCGAACACACGCTCGTCCTCGAGAATCCGCCCCGTGGGCTCGGTGACGCCCGGGTTGAATCCGTAGCAGGAGTGATCCATCAGGCGGGCTGCCGGATGATCGAACGCGCCGAGCCATGTCTTGTAGGCACGTGCCTGACGACCGCCTTCGACGCGGGTCACGCAGCCGTTCTCGATCGAGAGGCTCACCGGTTCGGCGAGCAGCCCGATGGAGGCGGGCGGCCAGATGGTTCCGTCGTAGACCAGCACGCCCTGGTAGCTCTCCCGGTGGGCCATGTAGCCCGACTGGCCGCCCAGCATTTGGGCATATCCACCTTGGCTGGGTGGATCCTCGAAGAAGGGGTCACCCGCCGGGTCGATGGTCATGGTCAGGTCGGTACCGAGGTCACAGGTGATGCGCACCTGCTCGGCAGCCTGCGACATCACGTACAGGCGCGTCGCCATCTCCTGAATGGCGGCGTAGTCCACACGGCCGACGGTCCGCACCAGCATGTCGACGTCCATGCCGGTGAGCTCCACGTAGACGCAGCCGGCGTCGATCGCCTGGTGATACGCCTTCGAATAGAGCTGATAGGCAACGCTGAAGTTGACCCACACATCCGCGGCGACGGCGGCCCCCGCCACGGGCGCCGGTGCGTCCTGCATCGGCTCGGCCAGCGTCGGATAGGAGATCAGCGTGGGAATCCCACCTACCGTGTGAACGGCCGCGGCGGTCGCCTGGGCGACCCGCCAGTCTGCGGCTGTGTCTGCGGTGATCAGCACCTCCTGTCCAGGTGAGATCGGCCGTACCTCCGTCACCAGCTTCATAGCCGCGTGGGTCAGTTCAGGGGAGTAGAAGTCCGCAAGAGTCTCTGTGCCGAGCTTGCCCACCATCCTCACCTTCCTTCCATGAGTTGCTCGATCGGAACGTAGGCGAGGTCGAACCCGTAGTACCGGGGTCCAGTTGCACCGTCGAGCGCTTCGGGGGTGCGCTGTTCTTCGAGACCTCTCATCCCGACGGCCACCACTTCGTCTCCTTCGGCAATGAGCGTGTTGGTCGTCCCCTCGCCGGTCAAGGGATAGGCGAGTGTCACCAGGTCGGGGCTGCACACCCACGGTTGCCCGTTGAGCCAGGTGACGTGGTTCTCGTTCTTGAACCAGACCCGCAGAGTGTCGCCCTCATATGAACCGGAACCGGTGATCTCGAGCGTCCCGAACATGTAACCGTCGCGATCCTCCCAGTCCTTCTTGGTGACGATGCCCTCGAAGAGCCGCCATCCGCCGGCCACTGCGATGGCTGCATCGATCGGATCTTCACCGCGCTCGGTGGCGGATCGCATCGCTCGCCCGATGGCGAGGCATTTGCTGAGGGTCCCCCGGACGAGGATCTCCTTCATCTCCGAGCCGGGCAGCACCGTCGACGCCAGGGTGGTGGTCCCGAACGCGGCGACCGCCAGCATCTTCCCGATCCGTTCCAGCATGTGCGGGTTCACCGTGTAGGTGACGATGGCGACGTTGCCCCACTGATCGACAGATGCAAAAGGCCAGCTGTCCTTGCCGGCGAGGAACGGCGTCCCCTGCATCTCGTCGGGGATGGCACGACCGGCGTAGTCCCCATCCACCAGTGGGACTCCGAGACGCGCGGCCGTTACCAGAGGAGCAGGTGTGTTTCCCGCCCCCAGCTCGGCGGCGACGAGACAGCCGATGGGATCGCCGAGGTACCGGCCCAACTCCTTCACCGCCTCGGCCATCGAGTCGTCCCCGAACCGATCCTCGAGGTGCATCTTGGCGATGGATTCCTCGATTTCCGGACCCTTCGGAGCGATCGACCCCATGCCATAACAGGTAGCGGTCGACGTCTCGTCGGGGATGTCGTCGACATCGACCCATTCCAGGTCGAGCCCCTCGTGGAGCGCGGTGCGCAGCATTCCCATGCCCCACTCCACACTGCCCCCTCCCCCGGTCCCCATGAAGAGGCAACCGCGTACGAAATCTTCGCAATCCTCCGGTGTCTTGAGTCTTCCGTTGGGCAATCTATTCCTCCTGATCGGTGACGCAACCCGCCTCTCCGAGGCGGATTTCGGTTCGATGGTCGGCAACGTTCTGAGTGTCGGGTTCACGCCTCCCCGTCATTGAGAATGTGACAGGCCACCGGGTGGCCGGTACCTCTCGAGTCGAGCTCGGGCACCTCCGCCCGGCACCGCTCGACGGCGAGCGGGCAACGCGGTGCAAACGAACAACCCGAGCCGATCTGCTCTCGATCCCGGGTCTTCGGCTCGGATGTCCGCTCACGGCGCCCGATGTTGGCGATTGACGGCATCGAGCCCAGCAGAACATCTGTGTACGGATGCCTGGTCCCGTCCGCGAAAATCGCTTCGGTTGTGCTTATCTCCACCACTCGACCCAGGTACATCACCACCACACGGTCACAGACATGGCGGATGACGCTCAGGTCGTGGGAAATGAAGAGGTAGGCGAGCTTCTGTGTGGCCTGGAGCTCGTCGAGCAGATTGAGGATCTGTGCTTGCACGGAGACATCGAGAGCGGAGGTCGGCTCGTCGAGGACCACCAACCGCGCTCCGAGCGCGAGGGCTCTCGCCACGGCCGCTCGCTGGAGCTGACCGCCACTGAGTTCGTGAGCGTATCGGGTAAGCAGGTCCCCTGGCATCCCCACCCGCCTGAGTAGCTCACGGACCTCGGTCTCGAGCGCTGCGCCACGCAGGTCGGTGTGCGTTCGGAGCGGCTCGGCCACACACTTGAGGATCGTGAACCGGGGGTCGATCGACGAGTACGGGTTCTGGAAGACCATCTGCACGTCGCGTCGCAGCTCCCTCGCCCTCTTGCGGGAAGCACCGTGGAGGTCTTCGCCGTCGAGCAGCACCCGGCCTTCGGTCGGGGCGAGCATCCCCATCACAATCCTGGCAAGCGTTGTCTTGCCGCAGCCGGACTCGCCCACCATCCCGACCGTCTCCTCTGCGCCGACCACGAGGTCGACCCCGTCCAATGCTCTGACATGTCCACGACCCGCCCCGCTACGCGACGCGTAGTCCTTTGTCACGTTGACGAGCTCGAGGAGCGGTGTGCTCACGACCGTACTTCCGTCATAGGGAGGTGACAGGCCACACCGTGGCCATCGGTGTCCTCCACCCACGGCGGCCTGGTCCGGCAGACGTTCATCGCCTCGGGGCATCGGGGCCGGAAAGCGCAGCCCTCGATGGGTGCGAGCCCGTCGGGCACGCTTCCCTCGATGACCCGCATCGCCTGCTCGGGTCCGATCGCTTCGGGCAGAGCCGCCAGCAGTCCCGAGGTGTAGGGATGACCGGGGCGAGTGAGTACCTGGATCGTGCTCCCCTGCTCGACCACTTTCCCGGCGTATGCGACCGCGACCCGATCGCACACCTCGGCCACCACCGCCAGATCGTGGGTGATGAGCACAATCGACAGACCTTCTCGTTCTCGCAGATCGAGCAGAAGGTCGAGGAACTGCGCCTGAATGGTCACGTCGAGAGCCGCTGTGGGCTCGTCGGCGATGATCATCTCGGCCCCGCAGGCCAGGGCCATGCCGATCATCACCCGCTGCTGCATCCCCCCGCTCAGCTCGTGAGGATACGAACGAAGGATCTGCTCGGGGTAGCGCAGGCCGACCGCGCCCAACATCTCGATCGAGAGTCGAACCGCCTCGGGCTTTCCCACGCCGCGGTGGAGTCTCACGAGCCGGATCATCTGTTGGCCGATCGTGAACACCGGATTGAGCGAGGCGGCAGGGTCCTGGAACACCATGGCGATGCGGCGGCCTCGCACGCTCATCATCTCCTCGTCGCTCTTGCCGACCAGGTCCTCGCCGTCAAAGACAACTCGTCCCCCGACGATGCTCCCCGGATGGCGAATCATGTTGAGCACCGCCATCCCGGTGACCGACTTGCCGCAGCCCGACTCACCAACCAACCCGAAGATCTCGCCGCGAGCGACGTCGAAGCACATCCCGTTCACGGCGTGCACCGTTCCGGCGTGCGTGCGGAAGTGGACCCGAAGGTCCTCGACGGAGAGGAGCGGGCCGCTCACGACACCACCCTCCTCGTGCGGGGATCGAGAACGTCACGGGCAGTGTCTCCCAACAGGTTGAATGCCAGCACCACCAGGAAGATCGCCACACCGGCCGATCCGGCATACCACGGACGGCCGATGAAGTAGATCCGCCCGATGCTCACCATCTGGCCCCAATCGGCGGTCGGCGCCTGGACCCCCAGCCCGATGAAACTGATTGCAGCAGCCATGAGGATGGCGGAGCCCATGTCGAGGGTCGCCTGCACCAGCACCGGGGTGAAGACGTTGGGAAGGATGTGAGAGGTGATGATCCGGCGATGGGGCACGCCGATGCTTCGCGCCGCCTCGATGAAGTCCCTCGACCGAAGCGAGAGCGTCTGGGCGCGCACGATCCGCGCGTACCAGGGCCACCAGGTGAAAGAGATCGCGATCATGGTATTGAAGAAGCTGCCCCCCAGAGCGGCGGCCAACGCGATCGCCAGGAGAAGCGGTGGGAACGCCAGGAACACATCGGTAATCCGCATCAGGAGATGGTCGATCCTTCCTCCGACATAGCCTGCGACCGCACCAAGAGGAACACCGACGAGGGCGGCGAAGAAGACCACGAGGAATCCGATGCTGAGCGAACTCCGACCCCCGTACAGGACACGAGCGAGCACGTCGCGACCGAGGTAGTCGGTACCGAGCCAATGGGATGAACTCGGCGCCAGGAACTTCTCGGTGATGTTGGGCGCTCCCAGACCCTGGTCGGCATAGGGCGTGAGCCACGGAGCGAAGATCACTCCGGCGATGATGATCCCGAGCACCAGGAGCGACGCTATGGCCAACGGATCGCGCCGGAACGCCTTCCACATGAGCCGCCATTCACTGACGCTGTGCAGGACCGGGCCGGGATCGTCTGCAGTCGGGACGGGGTTCTCAGTCACCACGGATCACTCCAACACCACGCGGGGGTCGAGCGCCGCCTGAACCAGATCGAGGACGAGATTGATGACCACGTAGAAGAGCGTGACGATCAGCGTGACCGACACGATCACCGGAAAGTCCACCGCCAGTACGGCATTGGTGACGTAGGCACCAAGCCCGGGCCACGAGAAGATCACCTCGATCAGGATCGACCCGGTAAGGGAGAACACGAACGACAGGGCAAGAGCACTGAGCGTGGGAATGACGGCGTTCTTGAGCGCCAGCACAAACAGGCGGATGCGTCGTGGCACGCCGAGCGTCTCGGCGGCCAGGATGTATTTCTCCGACAAGACCTCGATCATCGTCGAACGGGTCATCCGGATCACCAGCCCCACCGGGTACGTGGCCAGTACCACCCCTGGCATGATCAGATGCACCGCCGCGTCACGGAACGCGACCCAGTTCCCTGCGATTGCCGAGTCGATCAGCAGGAACCCGGTCACCGAGACGATCGGGTGGTTGAGCGCCACGTAGGTCGACAATCTCCCACCCAGCGGGAGGAGGCCGAGCTTGCCGAACAGGAACAACTGAAGCAGGAGACCGAGGAAGAACGTTGGTACCGAGATGCCGGCGATCGAGATCAGCCGAGTTGCATGATCGAGCACGCTCCCTTTGCGCGCTCCCGAGAGAACACCGAGCGGAATCCCCAGCAGAATGGCCAGGGCCATGGCCACCATCACCAGCTCGAGCGTGGCCGGAAGGAACACCTTCACGTCCTCGAGGATGGGTCGGCGGGTGGTCACCGACGTACCCAGGTCACCACGAAGTAGGTCCTCGGCATAACGGACGTACTGGGTGGTGAGCGGCTTGTCGAGCCCGAGCTCGCGAGTCACCCGCTGGATCTGCTCTTTAGTGGGATGGGGCCCAACCCAGGCTGCGGCCGGATCGGACGGCACGACACGGGCGATGAAAAAGGTCATCACCGACACGCTCACGATGACGAGCACCGCCATCGCCAGTCGCTTCGCCACATATCTCAGTCGTGCCCTGTACACGTCACCTCCAAGGAAAGGAGATCGGCCACCACACGCCGGCGGCGACGGGCGGTGGCCGATCTCGCTGGCGTGTCAGCGACTCAAGTCGTAGGCGAACACGACGTGGGGGTACGCCGGGTTGTCGACATACCCTTTGATGTCCGCCCTGGCGACATGGATGTTGGCGACGTCGTAGAGGAACACTGCCGCGGCATCATCGACGAGCATCTTCTGCGCATCGATGAACATCTGGGTCGCCGCCTCACGATCCACGCCCGACGTGGCGTCCGCCTTGTCTATGAGGGCGTCGAACTCGGCGTTCTTGTAGTAGCCGAGGTTGAAGAGTGTCTCGTCCTCGCTCCGGAACATCGAGTACAGGAACGAAATCGGTGAGACGTAATCCGGCCACCAGTAGAACAGGAACACGTCCTGGGCGCTCTGCGGGTCGGACTGACCGAGGGCCCACTGAGCCTCCCACGTCATCGCCTGCACGTCGAGGTTGATCCCGACCTTGGCGAGATCTGCCTTCCACACCTCCGCCACCTGCTGCTCGTCGAGATCGCCTGTCGCGTAGGTGAGCAGGAGATCGAAACCGCCATCTGCATATCCGGCCTCGGCAAGCAGCTCTTTCGCCTTGCCCAAATCGTAGGGGTAGCGGAACAGGTCGTCGGAGTGGCCCCACATGCCCGCGGGAACCGGACCGTGGGCGGCGGTGGCCCGCTCGCCCATCACGTTGGCGACGAAGTCGTCGTAGGGGAACGTATAGGAGATGGCCTGGCGCACCTTGGGGTCGTCGAGCGGCGGCTTCTGGGTATTGAGCAGGCCGAGGAGATTCTGGAACGATGGATTGGTGTAGACCACCAGGTCGTCACGAGCCTCGAGCGCCGGCAGGTTGTCGGGCGGGACGTCGTACGTGAAGTCGGCGGTACCCGACTCGATCTTCTGCTGACGAACAGTGGGATCCTCGTCGATCTCGAAGACGACGGTATCGAACTGGCCCTCGGACCATCCACCCCAGTAGTCGTCATTGCGAGTCATCACCAGACGGGAGCCGGGCTCGTAACTCTCGATCGTGTACGGGCCGGTGCCGGCGCAGTTCCCGGCCTGGAACCAGTCGGTGCCGTACTCGTCGGCCTTCGGGCTGAAGATCCACGATCCGTACCCGGAAGAGGCCACCAGATCGAGCGGGGCCGGGTAGCTCAGGGTGAACTCGACCGTCAGATCGTCCACCACCTCGATCGACTCGACCGATGCCCAGATGTACGAGGCACCGAGCCCCATCACCTGGGTGCGCTCGATGGCCGACTTCACGGCGGTGGCGTCGAAAGGCTCGCCATCCTGGAACTTCACACCCTCACGCAGATGGAAGGTCCACACCGTGCTCTCGGGGTTGGATTCCCAACTCGTCGCCAGGCGTGGGCTGAGTACTTCGGCGCTGCCCGGCGGGTTGTAGAAGGTGAGTGTTTCATAGCAATTGGACGTCACTACCGAGTCGTTCGAGAAGCTCACCGACGGATCGAGGTCGGGGAAGTCGGTAACGTTCGAATACACGAAAACGTTCCTGTCGGATTCGGCAGGCGCTTGTACCTGGGTCGTGGCAACGGCCGCCGGAGTGGTCGTCTCCGCCGGCTTCTCGACGACACCGCCGGAGCACGCCGCCAGCAACGCGACAACGAGACTCCCAGTGATCACTCGACTCCATCGAAACACGTTATCCGTCCTCTCTGCCCGAAGGGCTTATGGCCTCACAGGCCAGTTTTCGATCTGTGCAAGAATCATCGGTGTCTTTGGCGTCGGGGGCCCAAGCCGTCACGGCCACGTGACCGGGTTTCGGCGAGCGAGGGACAGACTGACGCCTTGTCCGGTTCGAACCACTCCTGCCCCACTCTCCGGTGGCGCTGTCGGCCTCGCGGACGGTCTCGAGCACCGAGCGCCTGTCAGCGTTCGCAACGGTGACGGCTCTGCATGCGAAGAACGCCGGTACGTCCGGCAAACCCGAAGAGGGACACTGGAGAAACGGTCTGTTTGCCGTGGCCAGAGGGCGAATGGACCGGGACCAGCAGTTCCTGAACGGCAGAACCACCGATCTCCCCGTGGGGTGATGGGCAAGCATCGACTTTCGCTCGAGAGGTGTGACGCGGATGTCCTTCGCCAAACGGTGGGCAACAGATACGCCGGCGGTGCCACCACGGATCACGACAACGTGGGATCGAGTCACTTCGCGGGCGAAGGGGCTGCAGGGACAGTTGTCACGGTCGTTCGCATGGCCTCTCATCGTCCTCCGGGTGGTCCAACCGCCTGCCTGTGCTCGGCAGCCGGATAGATGACTGCCAAATGATGACGCTATCCGCGGACCCACACGGTGTCGTTAGACGATCGTCGGTGTCTCGTGCCGTCTTGTCAGGCAGTTGCAGAACAGGGGGCCAGACTGGGCAGAAGCAGATTCGCCTGCGAGACAGGGTCGTAGGAGCGCAGTCTTGGAGACCTTCGAGGAGAAGAGGTGCATCAGGAGCAGGACCTGGCTGGATTCCATCGGCAGGGAAACGATCGTGAGACCACCGACGTTCCGGTGAATGAGCAGGTCCGGATCCGGTTGGCGGTGCTGCGAGGAAAGCACGATCGTGAAGGCGCCCCACCCGGAAAGGAAATGGATCCTCCGCCGCATCGTATGCTGTCGGCACAACGACCGGGAGTGATCATGGACGAGTCAGGAATCCTCACCGAGGCAGAGGCATTCGAGCTGCTGGCACACCTCGTGTCCTCGGCAGACGTGTCTCTCTTCGAACCGAGGAAGTACCCGCCGTATCGTCTGGTGGATGCCGCAGGACGGCTGGCAGCGCGTGCCGCCGACCGAGTCGAGCCTGCCCATCGCGAGTTCTGGACTGCGCTCGCCGCCAAGATCGAGGCCGAGAAGGACCTCATGATGTTCGACCCGCCTGGCTTCGAGAGGCTTGTCCACTCGCTGTCGGTGGACATCGTCGACGAGATGGCGCGACGTCTCGACGTCCCCGCCCGGGAGCCGGGTCGATGAGTGACAGACCGGTATTCGACGCCATCCGACGACGGAGAGTCACGCGCAACTTCGACGAACGGCCCGTGGCGAGAGACGCCCTCACCGACCTGCTCGAGGCGGCCCGATGGGCTCCCGGCGGAGGCAATTCCCGGTTGCACAAGTTCGTCGTCATCGACGATGCGGACACACTCGATCTGATCAGGCTCGTGTCGCCCGGGATGGAAGAGCGCCCGCCCGCGCTCATCGCCGTCTGCACCGACCTCGAGGTGTGCGAGCGACAGGGCGTCGATCTCGAACTCGACAGCGTCGCCATCATCGACGTGGGAACCGCCACGATGAACATGATGCTCGCAGCGCAGGAACTCTCCCTCGGCACCTGCCCGACCACCTCGTTCAGTCGTTCCGGCGTCGCGGCGGCGTTGCGGCTCCCCGAGCACCTGCGACCCGAATTGCTCCTTCAAGTCGGCCGGCGCGGCGAGGTCCCTCGCCGCCGGCGGCCCGGTACGAGGATCAACATCGACGACCTCGCCCATTGGGGTGCATACCAGTCGGATCGATCCGGTCGGGACGCCCCATCGAAACGAGACTCCCACCGTTCAGACTGACCTGGCACGGCCGGCGAGGCAATCGGGATCGGGACCAAGGTGGCGTGGTCCGTCTTCTTGGTGCCTGGACGGGGACCACCACACCCTCGACAGGTGGAGCCTGCGGTGCGGTCTCGGTGACAATGGCGGGAAAACCGGAGTCCCGTCGTGAGCTACCTCCCACGGCCCTCTTCTTCGCAGAACGACCGACCTCTGGGTACTCTCACCCAGAACCGGCCGGTCGACTACCGGCCGGATGTGAGGAAGCATGAAGAGGGATCATCAGCAGATTCGGCAGGCAGAGGGGCTCTACCACCCTGCCCTCGACCACGACTCGTGCGGCATCGGGTT harbors:
- a CDS encoding ABC transporter permease subunit, whose amino-acid sequence is MAVLVIVSVSVMTFFIARVVPSDPAAAWVGPHPTKEQIQRVTRELGLDKPLTTQYVRYAEDLLRGDLGTSVTTRRPILEDVKVFLPATLELVMVAMALAILLGIPLGVLSGARKGSVLDHATRLISIAGISVPTFFLGLLLQLFLFGKLGLLPLGGRLSTYVALNHPIVSVTGFLLIDSAIAGNWVAFRDAAVHLIMPGVVLATYPVGLVIRMTRSTMIEVLSEKYILAAETLGVPRRIRLFVLALKNAVIPTLSALALSFVFSLTGSILIEVIFSWPGLGAYVTNAVLAVDFPVIVSVTLIVTLFYVVINLVLDLVQAALDPRVVLE
- a CDS encoding ABC transporter permease subunit, which gives rise to MWKAFRRDPLAIASLLVLGIIIAGVIFAPWLTPYADQGLGAPNITEKFLAPSSSHWLGTDYLGRDVLARVLYGGRSSLSIGFLVVFFAALVGVPLGAVAGYVGGRIDHLLMRITDVFLAFPPLLLAIALAAALGGSFFNTMIAISFTWWPWYARIVRAQTLSLRSRDFIEAARSIGVPHRRIITSHILPNVFTPVLVQATLDMGSAILMAAAISFIGLGVQAPTADWGQMVSIGRIYFIGRPWYAGSAGVAIFLVVLAFNLLGDTARDVLDPRTRRVVS
- a CDS encoding ATP-binding cassette domain-containing protein, with amino-acid sequence MCFDVARGEIFGLVGESGCGKSVTGMAVLNMIRHPGSIVGGRVVFDGEDLVGKSDEEMMSVRGRRIAMVFQDPAASLNPVFTIGQQMIRLVRLHRGVGKPEAVRLSIEMLGAVGLRYPEQILRSYPHELSGGMQQRVMIGMALACGAEMIIADEPTAALDVTIQAQFLDLLLDLREREGLSIVLITHDLAVVAEVCDRVAVAYAGKVVEQGSTIQVLTRPGHPYTSGLLAALPEAIGPEQAMRVIEGSVPDGLAPIEGCAFRPRCPEAMNVCRTRPPWVEDTDGHGVACHLPMTEVRS
- a CDS encoding DUF917 family protein, which translates into the protein MPNGRLKTPEDCEDFVRGCLFMGTGGGGSVEWGMGMLRTALHEGLDLEWVDVDDIPDETSTATCYGMGSIAPKGPEIEESIAKMHLEDRFGDDSMAEAVKELGRYLGDPIGCLVAAELGAGNTPAPLVTAARLGVPLVDGDYAGRAIPDEMQGTPFLAGKDSWPFASVDQWGNVAIVTYTVNPHMLERIGKMLAVAAFGTTTLASTVLPGSEMKEILVRGTLSKCLAIGRAMRSATERGEDPIDAAIAVAGGWRLFEGIVTKKDWEDRDGYMFGTLEITGSGSYEGDTLRVWFKNENHVTWLNGQPWVCSPDLVTLAYPLTGEGTTNTLIAEGDEVVAVGMRGLEEQRTPEALDGATGPRYYGFDLAYVPIEQLMEGR
- a CDS encoding ABC transporter substrate-binding protein; this encodes MITGSLVVALLAACSGGVVEKPAETTTPAAVATTQVQAPAESDRNVFVYSNVTDFPDLDPSVSFSNDSVVTSNCYETLTFYNPPGSAEVLSPRLATSWESNPESTVWTFHLREGVKFQDGEPFDATAVKSAIERTQVMGLGASYIWASVESIEVVDDLTVEFTLSYPAPLDLVASSGYGSWIFSPKADEYGTDWFQAGNCAGTGPYTIESYEPGSRLVMTRNDDYWGGWSEGQFDTVVFEIDEDPTVRQQKIESGTADFTYDVPPDNLPALEARDDLVVYTNPSFQNLLGLLNTQKPPLDDPKVRQAISYTFPYDDFVANVMGERATAAHGPVPAGMWGHSDDLFRYPYDLGKAKELLAEAGYADGGFDLLLTYATGDLDEQQVAEVWKADLAKVGINLDVQAMTWEAQWALGQSDPQSAQDVFLFYWWPDYVSPISFLYSMFRSEDETLFNLGYYKNAEFDALIDKADATSGVDREAATQMFIDAQKMLVDDAAAVFLYDVANIHVARADIKGYVDNPAYPHVVFAYDLSR
- a CDS encoding ATP-binding cassette domain-containing protein, whose amino-acid sequence is MPRGDERLPDQAAVGGGHRWPRCGLSPPYDGSTVVSTPLLELVNVTKDYASRSGAGRGHVRALDGVDLVVGAEETVGMVGESGCGKTTLARIVMGMLAPTEGRVLLDGEDLHGASRKRARELRRDVQMVFQNPYSSIDPRFTILKCVAEPLRTHTDLRGAALETEVRELLRRVGMPGDLLTRYAHELSGGQLQRAAVARALALGARLVVLDEPTSALDVSVQAQILNLLDELQATQKLAYLFISHDLSVIRHVCDRVVVMYLGRVVEISTTEAIFADGTRHPYTDVLLGSMPSIANIGRRERTSEPKTRDREQIGSGCSFAPRCPLAVERCRAEVPELDSRGTGHPVACHILNDGEA